The Campylobacter concisus DNA window TTTTGTCGCAGTCGCATGGGCATTTACGTAACCTATACTTTTTGGCTCTAGCTTTGCGTCACGAAGCGCTAAGCTCATCGCCGCTTTCATCGTAGCGCTTTGTGGTCTTGTGATGTGTGTGCCGTCACACGTCGAGCCAAAACCAACAACCTCAGCGTAAATTTTAGCTCCTCTTTTTAAGGCACTCTCTTCACTTTCAAGCACTAAAAACCCAGCTCCCTCGCCAAGCACCAAGCCATCTCTATCTTTTTCAAACGGCGTTGGGCTCAAATCTGGCGTGCTGTTTTTTACACTAGTCGCGTAAAGCTTATCAAAGACGTATGCCTCGCTCACGCAAAGCTCTTCAGCCCCACCAGCTAACATCATATCTATGCTGCCATTTTTTATGCTCTCATATGCGTATCCAATGGCATGCGAACCGCTCGTGCAGGCCGATGACGTCGGGATTATACGTCCTTTTAGCGAGTAAAATAGCGCAATATTTGCCGCTGTGGTGTGAGGCATCATCTTTATATAGGTATTTGCGTTAAAACCGCTATCCATGTCCAAAACTAGCTTTGCCATATCAAGGATAGAGTCGGTACTGCCAGTACTTGAGCCGCTTGCCACACCCATTCTGCCATCTTGCACACTTGGGTCTAAATTTGACTCATTTAACTCATCACCTTTTAATAATCCAGCATCTTTTAAAGCAAGTCCAGCCGCATGTACGCTATAACACGACACCTTGCCAAGGCTTCTTAGCTGTTTCCTATCCCACTCTTGCGGATATTTGTAGTCTATGATAGGTGCTGCTAGGCGAGTGTTTAGATCTTTACAACTCTCCCACTCGCTCATATATCTCACGGCGTTTTTGCCTTCAAGAAATTTAGCCCTCATCTCCTCCCAGCTGTTGCCAAAAGCACTGACTGCGCCGATACCTGTGACAAATACACGCATTAGCAAAGTCCTCCATTTACACCGATAACCTGCCTTGTGATGTAGCTAGCCTCGTCGCTTAGTAAAAATTTAACCAGCCCTGCCACTTCATCTGCCTCTCCAGCTCTTTTTGCAGGTATGGCCTTTAGTACTTCGCCCAAGAAATCGCTATTTAAAATTTCTTCGCTCATATCTGTCTTTATAAGCCCAGGTGCTACACAGTTTACTGTTATGCCTCTACTTGCAAGCTCGACTGCAAGGGCTTTGCTGGCTCCTATAATGCCAGCTTTGCTAGCTGAGTAGTTCACCTGACCTCTGTTGCCAATGACGCCTGAAACAGAGCTTAGTGTTACTATTCTAGCTGGCTTTCTAGCCCTTATCATGGGCATTAGCGCTGGTCTTAGGACATTGTAAAAGCCATTTAAATTTACATCTATCACATCAAACCACTCTTCATCGCTCAGCCCCACAAAGGTGTTATCCCTTGTTATGCCAGCATTTAGCACAACACCGTAGTATACGCCATTTGCTTCCATGTCAGCCTCTATGGCCTCTTTTGCTGCGGCCGTATCAGCCACGTCAAATGTCATAAATTTAGCCCCAAGCTCACTAGCCATCTTTAAAAGCTCATCGCTCTTACTTCTTGCATGAAGCACCACTTCGTACTCGTTAGCTAAGCGTTTAGCGATACTAGCTCCTATGCCTCTACTTGATCCAGTTATCAATACTCTCTTACTCACTAAGTGCCTTTTTTACAAATTCTTCATCAGGGCTCATCACGTTTAAAACAGCCCTTGCGCCAAGCTCGCCATTTACAAAAAGCTCACTGTCATAAACGCCAAATCCACTCTCATCTTGGATCGAGCACTTTGAGATGATCACTATCTCATCGCCCACTTTAAAATATGGCCTAAAAATTTCAAATTTTCTACTGCCTAGCAAAAAGCCAAATATCGCCTTTTCGCCCCTTAGCTCACGCATCTTTGAGTCATAAATTCCAAGGCTTTGAGCCATCATCTCAATCGCCTTTTGCATCTGAAATTTCCCATCTTCTAAAAATGGATTTTGCTCATTTATCACACTTCTTACTTTGATACTCTCACAAGGCGTAAATTCTAAAATTTCATCGATCAGGGTTATGGCGCTGCTGTGCGGCAAATAGTCACTTATCATCATCTCACTCTTTTAAATATTATTACGGCGTTGTCTCCGCCAAAGGCAAAAGATAGCGACATCGCTGTTTTTACGTCAAATTTCGTGCCACTTTTTACTAAATTTATAGCTTCCAAACTCTCATCATACTCGCCGTCATAAACATGTGGCGGCAAGGTGCTATTTTCTTGCATGCAAAGCATCACGCAAATGGCGCTCTCGATGGCTCCAGCAGCTCCAAGTGTGTGTCCAATCTGTGGCTTTAGTGAGCTAGCATATGCGGAGCCAAGCGTTAAATTTACTGCTTTTGCCTCCATTTTGTCATTTGCTTGCGTACCGGTGCCATGCAAATTTACATAGTCCACGCCGTCTATGCCAGCTTTTTTTAAAGCTTCTTTTATACAAGAAATTGCCATTTTGGCATTAAAATCAGGCTGAGTCATATGAAAAGCGTCGCAGTTTGAGGCCGAGCCAGCGACCGCAACGTTTGAAATTTCATCACGGCTCAGCAAAAATAGCCCAGCTCCCTCGCCTATGTTTATACCCTCTCTGTTTTTAGAAAATGGCTGGCTTGGTTTTTGACTTAAAATGCTAAGTGAGTTAAAGCCATTTATGGTTAATGTGTTTAAACTATCGACACCACCACATATAACCGCATCGCAAATATCGCTTTTTATTAGTCTTTGTGCCTCAATAATCGCCTTAACACCAGAAGTACAGGCAGTTGAAACACAAAAACTTGGACCTTCTAATCCATAAAATTCGCTCACAAATTCGGTCACATTTGCAAGACAGTTTCTGTCTATGCCAAACTTGCTTTTATCAAAAATTTCAGTTTTTATATACTCTTTAAAAGTCCAAAAATTTTCTTCAATTCCACTCGTTGTAGTGCCTAAAATAACACCTACACGGCTCTTACCAAATTTTTTGATAGCCTTTTTTATCTCATCGTCAAGCTCAAGAAGCGTGTTTAGAAGCAAAGCATTGGTTCTTGTTTTGAAGTGTTCTTTTGTGTTCTTGGCAAACTCTGGCAGTGCCTTATCAAATTTCGCTACTAAAAATTTATTCTCAGGATGAAACTCACTGCTAAGGCCTAGAAATCTCTTTCCACTTAAAAGCGAGCTCAAATTCTCATCACTACTGCTCCCTGCTGCACTAATAATGGCTGGTTTGCTAACGTAGATCAACACTTTCTACCTTATAATATTGATCATCTATCATAAATTTTTGCTCATTTTTTTCATCTTTTATCATCTCTAGCACTTTTATAAAAAGTTCATTGTAGGCACTATTTGGTGGCAAAAAACCTAAATTTTTAAAGCTACCATCTTTTAAAACTCGCCTAGCTTCTGGCGCGCCAAGTGCGTTTACAAGGCTAAATTTATACTCATTCTTGCTATTTTGCACGTAAAGCAAAAGTAGACCTTTTGATGAGCTTACCTTAAATGTTTTTAAGTCAAAATCTGCCATCTGTGGCGTATCAAATTTCTTTGCACATCCAAGAGCAAAAAGCGAAATAGCAAGGATCATGACTATTTTTTTTATAAGCAATCTTTACCTTTTAATGTTAAAAATTACAAAAGTTTAATAATTATATCTTTGCATTGCTTAAATGCAAGGCAAATAATAAATGAATTATTAATAATTAAGTATTTTTTTGCCATTTCATCGTAGCTGGTAGTACCAAGATCGCTAAACGATAAATTTTTAAGCTTTAAAACCGCTTCTTTTGCAGTATAAATTTCATAAAATTTTTGCATTTTATCTTTTGCATTTGCCAAATTTTTGCTCTCATCTTTTGTAAAGCAAAAGCTAGCTACCGCGTCAAAATTTCTCTGCTTTAGCTCTTCTACATCGACTCCGATCTTTTCTTTTGAAATGGCTAAAACTGCGATATTTTCTTTATGCGAAAGACAGATTTTACCTCGCATCTTTGCTTTAAATTTTAAGTAGCGAGATATTTTAAATGAGTTTTGTTTTATTAAATTTGGATATTTTTTTACTCTTCTGCGATCTTTTTTATCTAGCATTTTTGGGCTAAATTTCTCACCGCAAAAGCTGATAAAAAGATAAATTTCACCCCTTTTTATAGGCATTTAATCTCTTTTTATAATTTTCATCACACTCTAAGGCTTTTTCAAACTCAGCAGTAAATGCTCTAAGGCAATCATTTTTTTGCTGGTTTTCATCGCCAAATGATCTAATGCGTGGCGTAAAAGTAATCTTATCTTTTCTAAAATCAGCCTCTTTTAGATCAAAGTTTAAATTGCTCATTTTGCTATTTAAGATATGCAAGGCACATTTTCTTGGCCCAAAGATAAAATTTTGCCCGTTTAAGGGCTTTAGGCCTCTTACTAAAACGCCGCCATAAAGCGATGGCTCGCTTTTAAAAGATATGTCAAAACCAAAGTTGTGAAAGTAAATCTCTCCTGCCTCACACTGCCTTTTGTAGGTATTTGCGTCAAAACAAGTATAAATTTCAAGCTCACTAAATTTATACTCTTTGCCAGAAACAATTAAAACTTTACTCTGCATAAGCTCGCATAAAAAGCTCTGAAATTTCTCGTCAAAAAACTCTTTAAAACCAGCAGTTTTAACTATCTCTTGTTTTATATTTTTATCTAAAATTTTAAAGTTATTTTGTTTGAGCAGATCAAATTTTTCTTTATCAAAATGACTTTGCTCTAAAAATTTACTAAGCACCGCCACTAGATCAAATTTAGCAAAATGGCTTTTAAGCAGCTCGCCAGCTAGCATCTTTGCTCCTAAGTTTTTATATATTTTAAAGGATTTGAGCTTTACAAGCTAATCTTTGATGAAATTTTACCAACTGCCACTTGCTCCGCCTCCGCCAAAACCGCCTCCGCCGCCACTAAAGCCACCACCTCTTGAACTACTTGAATGGCCGCTACCACTGCTATTTGAGTCTGATCTATCGCGCCCGAAATCACTGTGTGTATTTTTGCTTTGAGTATTTTTTTTAAAGGCATTTTTTAAAATAATAAAAAATATTACAAACACAATAGCAAAGACAATGAAGTAATTTTGCACGCCAAAAAATTGCTCAAATACCGTAGATATAAGCCCTGCAAAACACGCACTAAAGCCAACTCGCATAAAAAATTTACCTAAAAAGACAGAGATAAAACACGAGATCATGCCAGCAAAAAAGGCAAATATTCCAAACGGTATCTCTTTATCTTCACTCACGCTTTCAAATTCTTCGCCACTAGCCACTTTTATGATGGCTCTTATGCCCTCTATCACGCCACCACCCATATCGCCTTGCTTAAATTTAGGCACTATCACATCATTTATGATCTGGCTTGATATAGCGTCAGTTAGCATGCCTTCAAGTCCATAACCAACTTCTATACGTATTTTTCTCTCGTTTGGAGCGATTATTAAAAGCACTCCATTACTACTTTGTTTTTGTCCCAGCTTGTAGCCTCTAGCTATCTCAAGAGAGATCTCTTCTATGCTTTTATTTTCTAGTGATTTAAGAGTCACGATAGCAATTTGCGTCGTACTATTTTGCTCGTAATTTTGCACCAAGCTTAAAAGCTCAGCTTTCTCATTTTTAGAGAAAATTTGAGCCTCGTCATTTATCTGCTCGTTAAAATTTATGGCAAAACAAAAGCAAAATGTAAAAAATAAAAGAGCAAAAATTTTCTTCATCATTTCTCAAATGAAACTTTTGGATTTATCTTCTCTTCGTTACTTATTTCAAGATTTTGTTTTGGCTTTAGCTCAGGATAAAAAGCACTTGCTATAAATTTATTAGGAAAGCTTCTAAGGGCTACGTTATACTCTTTTACAGCTTCGATATAATCATGCATTGCTACGCTTATGCGGTTTTCTGTGCCCTCAAGCTGACTCTGAAGAGATAAGAAATTTTGATTTGCTTTTAGCTCTGGATAGTTCTCGCTAACTGCCATAAGCCTACCAAGCGCCAAGCCAAATGAGCTTTGTGCTGTCATAAATTCTTTCATCTTAGCTTCATCGCTAAGACCACTTGCATCAACGCTTACTTGCATGCTCTTACTTCTAGCATTTGCCACATCTTCAAAAATTTTTTGCTCATGAGCTGCGTAGCCTTTTACAGTTTCAACCAAATTTGGCACAAGCTCGGCTCTTCTTTTATATTGATTTAACACCTGTGACCACTTTGCATTTACATTTTCATCAAGTGCAACAAATGAATTTATATACTTAAAAGCACCAAAAGCAAGTGCAGCAATAACTATAATAACGGCTATTAAATTTTTCATATTTTCTCCTTTAAGGAGCAAATATTAGTAAAACAAGACTTAAAAAATAATGTGAGTTTGAGTTTGAAATGAGTGCGAATTTACGCACTCATTTTTGGGATTAAAGATCGGTGTGGATTTTGTCGTCTATTTGGATATGGATAGTTTTTCCATTTATTTGATCTATGCTTGAGTAGCCTTTAAAGCCACTAGCGTCGTAGTTAGAGTCACGATCCCATTTGTGATCTAGATCAACTTTTGTGATTTTATTGCCATTAGCATCAACATCACCACCTTTTATCTTAAGCACCGTATCAGGGTTATCAGTGATATCAAGGATATTTTGTACATTAAATTTGATCTCTGTCTTTCCTTTAAGCTCAAGATTTTCAAAGCTTTCCACTTTTGAATCAAGATTAGCAATGCCTCTAAGATCAACTATTTGCTTATCAAATACCAAAGTATCATGACCTTCACCACCTTTCATATCTTTGCTTGCGTCAAATTTAACCGTATAGTTTTCAACGCCTATATGAAGTGGTTTATAAGGCTCGTAAGACTTGGACTCTAAGCCATCTGAAGTTTTAAGTGAGGCTTTAACATTTAGATCATAGGCTGATCTTGCATTGATATCAAGCTCTTGGTCAAATGTGCCCTTTGCTATATCTGCAGCTGATAGAGTATATGTTGCGGTCTTAGTTAATGCATGGTTGTCTGGATCAGTGTATTTAAACTCTACCGTATCTCCATTTCTGGCATCTTCATTAAGATAAACTTTAACCGTAGTAGATCTCTCACCACTTTCTGAGGTTTTTATATCTTTATTAAACATGATGCCTCTTATAGCATCGATTTCAGCATGTGCCGTATCGCTTACTGTTTTGCTCTCACCAAATGTGTCAGTTAGAGTAACTTCAGCTTTTGTTTCTTTATCAACTGCGATAGTAGCATCAAGATCAAGTGGAGTATCTCTGCCAAGCGTTTGTTGAGAATTATCATCTAAATTTTTAAGTATAATTTTTCCATTTACATCTTTTCCCATAACTTCATAATGTTTAGTTAAGATAGATCCATTAGGATTTGTTATCTTAACATCTATCTTATCGCCTGCTATAACGCTTCCCGGGATAGAAACATGAACCTTTGAAATTTTACTACCTGACTCATCTCTTGAGATAATGCCATTATCATTTTTATCAGCAACTATGCTTACACTTAATCCCGCTTCACTTAAAGGTGCAAGTTTAGCTTTTGCTTCGCTGCTAGTTGTAGTCTCAGCACCATTTGTTATAGTAGCTACTGCACTAGTTTCACGACCTGGAAGCATAGCAACGCCAGGAATTTTTATAGTATTGTTTGCTAACTGTGTAGTAACATGAGTAGTATCATCTGTAAGTGAAATTTTACCATTGGCAGTTTTTGAAACTGTGTAATTTATAATCCTAGCAGCCGTAGTACCATTAGTTTGAGGTTCTTTTATTGTTACTGCTACCTTATCGCCATTTGTGACATTATGTGGCACCTGAACGCTTATAATTGTCTTTTTTATATCATTGTCCAAAATAGCTTCATCTCTGTCTATTACATTGTCTCTACTTGCATTATCTTCAACAAATTCAATCTTTAAATTTTTAGTATCTACTGACTCCAATGTAGCTTTAGCTATCTTTGTTACTCCATTTATAGTAGCTTCAACCACTGCTGGATGATCTTTATCTATATGAACATTAGAAATTTTTAGTTTATTTCCTGGCTCAAGTGCAACAATGCTGCCACCCGCATCTTTTATAGTAACGTTTGTACCATCATTTGAAGCAACGGTATAAGTTTTCTCTGCCCCACCATTTACCTTAACTTTTATAGTATCGCCACTATTTACAGTGGTTGGGATTTGAAGTATTGCCGAAGTGGTATTTAAATTTCCATCCTTCATGGCTTCATCTCTACTTAGAACTCCGTTTCTATCTTTATCCTCATCAATAAATAGCCTAAAGCCTGTTCCAGAACCGCTACCTTGAGCATCAAGCGTAATATCGCTATTTGTCTCAACCTTATCAGCGCCAGTATTATCAGTAACCTTGGCATTAATGATAGTCTTATGATCTTCTGTTAAGCCAAGTGTATATTTGACCACTTTATTGCTATCAGCATCATCGGTAATATCAAGCTCTTCACTGCCATTTTTGGCTATCAATTTGCCGTTATTGTCTTTTACTATCTCATATGTCTTGGTCGTTTTATTGTTTGGCGTGTCTTCGTTGTGTGACTCTACTATTAATTTATCACCTAAAACAAAATTTGAAGGAAGCTTGATAGTTGCTATAGTAGTCGCTCCAGTTGCCTCTGAACTACCCAAAATACCATCATTATTGATATCTTTTTCAAAAGTTATCTCCATGTCTTCATGAAGCTTTTCAAGAGTATTATGATTTTGAGCTTCGGCTTTCTTGCCGCCACTTGCATCGGTGGTCTCAGTAGTTACATTGATGGTCTTGCCAGCAATGATCTCTACGCCAGGAATTTCTATCTCATTTTTATCACTTGCAGTTATAGAAGCATGAGTAGAAGTATCTTCTAGCATGATTTTACCGCTTGGGTCTCTACCTGTAACCTTATAAGTTTTAGGTGAAGTGCCATTATCTATTTTTACAGTTACCACATCGCCAGCTATAACGTTATTTGGCACTTTTACTACTACTGTCGTTTTATGTAGGTCGCCATCCGCGTCCTTGCTCTCCGCTCTCGTTAAGGATACGTTACGGTCAGCATCCTCTTTGAAATATACCGCCATATCGTTTATATTTGAGATAGTAACTGTGCTTGTATCTTCTGAATGCTGAATACCATCTTTATCTTTTATCTCGGCTGTTACTTTAGTTTCTAGACCAGTTGCTGTTTTAATGCCAGAAATTTTAAAGCTTCTACCATCTGTTTCTGTATCTATTTTATCGCCATCGCTATCTTTTACAAAGAACTTACCATTATTATCTTTTCCAATAGTATATTTTATTTCTCTAGCAGTAGCTTCATTTGGCTCTTTTATAGTTACAGTTAGTTTATCTCCACTTACTGCATTTTTAGGAAGCTTTATAGTGACTGTTGTGCTATTAAGATCATGATCACTCATAGCTTGCTCCCTACTCATACTCCTAGTGCCATTAGCCTCTCCAAAGATAACTTCAGGTTTTTTTACATACTCTAAACTAGCCGATACTTCTGGCTCACTTATAGATGTATGCCTGTCTGGATTTGAATGTGTGATTTTAGCCTTAATTTTCGTATCTTCTCCATGCTTTAGCTGTATACCAGAAACATCAATGGTATATTGATTGTCACCTGATTTTATCGGTGTTAAAACATTAGAAGTTCCGTTTTCTGTTACACTAGTCACAGCACCTTTACTATCCATATGTATAGTAAATTCTCTTGTATAAGTTTTAGATGGATTATTTACAGGATCATCAGGATCAGGTCCAGTAATAGTTAGCGTAAGCTTATCGCCATTGTCAATTTTATTTGGCAGAGTAATCCTTGCTGTGGTTTTATTTACTTCATTGTCTTCAGCACTTTCTTGTCTTGAAATTTCATGAAGAGTCTTTTCTTCTGGTAGTGTCATATACAAATTTCTACCAATAGGCTCTACACTATCTTGATCTGACTCTTCACTTTTTCGAACATTGTTTTTATCTACCACATGAACACTAGCTGATGTTCTTACATCTGGAAATATCGGAAGAGAGGTATTTACTTTTTGATTATCAATCATCTCTTGTGTAAGAGAAATTTCTTTTGTTGTATCTTGCTTAGTTAGTGGATCAGTATAAGTTATAACAATCTTATCACCAATAACTACATCTTTTGGTAGAGTTATTTCTACCGTCGTGCTTCTAAAGTCGTTATCTTGCTTATTTTCATTATCATATAGATAGATATTATCATCTGTATCTTCAGTAAATTTCAAAGTCGGTTTTACATCAAGAGTAGTAGAGTCGCTTGCAGTTGCACTTCTCATCGTGTTTGTGCTATCTGCTACGTAAGCTTCTACTTTTGAAGGCTTGCCATGTTCAACTGGCATATTGTCTATCTTATATCCATTATCTATTATATTTTGGTCTATAGGCACATTCCTAACCTCAGTTGTACCATCAGGCTTTGTCAAAGTCACGTGAAGCACATCTCCAACAATCACATCTTTTACAGTTATAAGTACTGGAGTTTCATTTAGATTGCCGTCTTTAGCATTTTCAGTATATGTTAATAGATTATTATCAGGACTGTTATCCTCTGTAAATTTAACCTCTGGAGCACTAAAGCCACTTGAAGTTACGCTATCTTCACTTCTACCACTAACATTTCCTTGAAAATTTGTAATAGTTGCATCAACTTTTGAAATTTTGCCAGTCTGTATTGGTGCATCAAACTGATAACCATTGCTTATGATAGTTGGAGTGATAGGAATTGTTTTATTTTCAGTATTACCATCTGGCTTAGTTATAGTGATATTTAGTATATCTCCAGCCCTTACTGTGCCATCATTTGGAATTGTAATAAGAACTTTTGATGTATTTAAATTTGTATCACGTGCATGCTCAACCCTGCTTAAAGTACCATCGTTATTAAGATCGCTTATAAAAGTTACAAGAGGATTGCTTGGGATTATAGTATCATCTCCACCATTGTATCCGCTTATTGGGCTATCGTATGATGCAAAAGCTCTGTTTGTATCACTTAAATTTCTATATGTTGCATTAATGTTTGAGTAGTGGCCACCCTCAGCAAATTTAGCGTCACTTAGGCTAACGCCATCTCCACCACCAGCAGCAGTGTTTCCACCAGCAGCAGTCTCTTCAAGTTTTGTTAGATCTCCACCATTTAAAATAGCATTTTGCAAATCGCTAACATCTGCCAAACCTTCCGCGCCTATAGTACTTTGATTTAAAGCAAGTGTATCATTGCCTACAATTGTAATCTCTTTTCCATTATTTGAAACAATTGTTATTTTATCAGCGGCATCACTTGTCTTGATGCTCTCTCCCATATAAAGGATGTCACCTACTTTTAGCTCTCTCTCATTTCCATTTTGATCGATAGCGACCGCCTTGCCACTAATAAATTTTACTACTCCAGCTTCTTTAGCCAAGATTACTCCTTATTATTATTTTTTGTATTATTTAAATTTTTGCGTGATTATATACTATCTTTATAGGATATAACTTTATGTGAGAAATTTTATCTTTTAAGAAAAAAATATATTAATTAAATATATAAATTCCAAATGTCAATAGTTTGTAAAAAGCGAATTATAAGCTTTTATCAAAAAATAGCTTTTTGATTATCAATATAATTAATTAAGCAAAATATAATATTTTTTATAATAAAAACTTAATTTAAGATATTTTTAATTAGTTTGAAACAACAATATAACCAAAAAAATTATATTTTTTAAAAAATGTGTGATCACTATAAAATTTTTACTTATAAATTTCACAAAAAGTCATCAGTCTAAAATCTACAAACTTATAGTTAAGTTTTTACTAGGTAAGCAATTTTCTAACGCAGAAATAATTTAATTTTATATTAAAGATATTCAAAAAATAATGTGAAATGATAATAAAAATTTGTGATTATTTATAAGCAGTGGCGGACAGAGAGGGATTTGAACCCTCGAGCCCCGATTAAGAGCTGCACCCTTAGCAGGGGTGTGGTTTCAGCCACTCACCCATCTGTCCATAAAAAGAAATCGCATTATAATTGAAGGCCGCTGATATCTTGCTTAAATTTGCATTTCACAATTATAGCCCTCAGATAGAAAATCTAAAAATAAAAATTTATAAATTTAGTCCTTCCAAGGCCATCATTTTAGTTTGGCTTTGTCTGGGTGCGGCGTATTTGCATAGTAGCAAACCATACGGTAAACATAGAGGATACATCTATTGCTGCCGCATCCGAGCGCCTTTGTGCGCTCAAACATCTCGTCTGGATCTGCACCCTTTAACGAAGCAATGTCTATATAGCCGAGTGCCAGCAGATCGGCCTGCGTCGCTTCGCCAACATAGAGGATTTTCTTAAAATCACTCAAATTTAGCTCCTCACTTCGCTTTGATATCATCTTCACGCAACATTTTGTAAAAAAGCTTAGTTAAAAACCACTTCACACAAGTTCAAATTTTAAATTTGCTCCAAAATTCTTTCGCAAATTTCTCTTGGATTTGCATTTTCATAAATCGGCCTGCCAACAACTATAAAGTCACTACCTTCTTGCTTTGCGCTCACTAAGTTTGCTACTCTTTTTTGATCTCCAGCACTCTCACCAAAAGGCCTAACACCAGGGCAAAGAGTGATGAATTTCTCATTTGTAACATCTTTGATGAGCTTGCTTTCAAAAACAGAACAGACCATTCCATCAAGCCCTGCTTCAAAACTCATCTGGCTAAATTTCCTAACAGCTCTTGCGATTGTATCGTTATAAACAGCGTCAAATTCGCTCTCACTAAAGCTAGTAAGTGCCGATACCGCAAGTACTAAAGGACGGCTTCCAAGACCAGCTAGTCTATCCATAACTGTCTTCATCGCGCGTTCACCAGCGCTAGCA harbors:
- the pyrF gene encoding orotidine-5'-phosphate decarboxylase, with the translated sequence MRLCVALDMASREENLALASELKGLDLWLKVGLRSYLRDGAKFIEELKELGNFKIFLDLKLYDIPNTMADAAEVVSKIGVDMINVHASAGERAMKTVMDRLAGLGSRPLVLAVSALTSFSESEFDAVYNDTIARAVRKFSQMSFEAGLDGMVCSVFESKLIKDVTNEKFITLCPGVRPFGESAGDQKRVANLVSAKQEGSDFIVVGRPIYENANPREICERILEQI
- a CDS encoding helix-hairpin-helix domain-containing protein; this translates as MSDFKKILYVGEATQADLLALGYIDIASLKGADPDEMFERTKALGCGSNRCILYVYRMVCYYANTPHPDKAKLK
- a CDS encoding retention module-containing protein, whose product is MAKEAGVVKFISGKAVAIDQNGNERELKVGDILYMGESIKTSDAADKITIVSNNGKEITIVGNDTLALNQSTIGAEGLADVSDLQNAILNGGDLTKLEETAAGGNTAAGGGDGVSLSDAKFAEGGHYSNINATYRNLSDTNRAFASYDSPISGYNGGDDTIIPSNPLVTFISDLNNDGTLSRVEHARDTNLNTSKVLITIPNDGTVRAGDILNITITKPDGNTENKTIPITPTIISNGYQFDAPIQTGKISKVDATITNFQGNVSGRSEDSVTSSGFSAPEVKFTEDNSPDNNLLTYTENAKDGNLNETPVLITVKDVIVGDVLHVTLTKPDGTTEVRNVPIDQNIIDNGYKIDNMPVEHGKPSKVEAYVADSTNTMRSATASDSTTLDVKPTLKFTEDTDDNIYLYDNENKQDNDFRSTTVEITLPKDVVIGDKIVITYTDPLTKQDTTKEISLTQEMIDNQKVNTSLPIFPDVRTSASVHVVDKNNVRKSEESDQDSVEPIGRNLYMTLPEEKTLHEISRQESAEDNEVNKTTARITLPNKIDNGDKLTLTITGPDPDDPVNNPSKTYTREFTIHMDSKGAVTSVTENGTSNVLTPIKSGDNQYTIDVSGIQLKHGEDTKIKAKITHSNPDRHTSISEPEVSASLEYVKKPEVIFGEANGTRSMSREQAMSDHDLNSTTVTIKLPKNAVSGDKLTVTIKEPNEATAREIKYTIGKDNNGKFFVKDSDGDKIDTETDGRSFKISGIKTATGLETKVTAEIKDKDGIQHSEDTSTVTISNINDMAVYFKEDADRNVSLTRAESKDADGDLHKTTVVVKVPNNVIAGDVVTVKIDNGTSPKTYKVTGRDPSGKIMLEDTSTHASITASDKNEIEIPGVEIIAGKTINVTTETTDASGGKKAEAQNHNTLEKLHEDMEITFEKDINNDGILGSSEATGATTIATIKLPSNFVLGDKLIVESHNEDTPNNKTTKTYEIVKDNNGKLIAKNGSEELDITDDADSNKVVKYTLGLTEDHKTIINAKVTDNTGADKVETNSDITLDAQGSGSGTGFRLFIDEDKDRNGVLSRDEAMKDGNLNTTSAILQIPTTVNSGDTIKVKVNGGAEKTYTVASNDGTNVTIKDAGGSIVALEPGNKLKISNVHIDKDHPAVVEATINGVTKIAKATLESVDTKNLKIEFVEDNASRDNVIDRDEAILDNDIKKTIISVQVPHNVTNGDKVAVTIKEPQTNGTTAARIINYTVSKTANGKISLTDDTTHVTTQLANNTIKIPGVAMLPGRETSAVATITNGAETTTSSEAKAKLAPLSEAGLSVSIVADKNDNGIISRDESGSKISKVHVSIPGSVIAGDKIDVKITNPNGSILTKHYEVMGKDVNGKIILKNLDDNSQQTLGRDTPLDLDATIAVDKETKAEVTLTDTFGESKTVSDTAHAEIDAIRGIMFNKDIKTSESGERSTTVKVYLNEDARNGDTVEFKYTDPDNHALTKTATYTLSAADIAKGTFDQELDINARSAYDLNVKASLKTSDGLESKSYEPYKPLHIGVENYTVKFDASKDMKGGEGHDTLVFDKQIVDLRGIANLDSKVESFENLELKGKTEIKFNVQNILDITDNPDTVLKIKGGDVDANGNKITKVDLDHKWDRDSNYDASGFKGYSSIDQINGKTIHIQIDDKIHTDL